TATAAGTCGATTTCCCCGCCATATTCGGCCCGGTGATGATCAAGACACGGTGGTCCTGATCATTGAGACGGGAATCATTAGGGATAAATTTTTCTTCGGAATTAATTTGTTCAATCACAGGGTGCCGGCCCTCCTCGACAACAATCCGGCCTTCCTCAGAAATTTCGGGACGACAATAATCAAAGAGTTGTGCGGTTTCAGCAAAAGAAGCCAAAATATCCAGGGCGGCTAAGGTCCGTGAAGTGGACTGCAAGGATTCGGTATGAGTGACGATTTTTTCCCGGACCTCAAGGAAAAGGTCGTACTCAAGTTTTTGCCTTCTTTCCTCACTGCCTAGGATTTTGCTTTCCATTTCCTTGAGCTCAGGCGTGATGAAGCGTTCGGCATTCACTAACGTTTGTTTCCGGATATAGTCTTCAGGCACCTGGTTCAGGTTTGATTTTGTAATCTCTATATAATATCCAAATACGGAATTAAACCTGACTTTCAGGGACTTGATGCCGCTGCGTTCCTGCTCACGGATCTGGAGCTGGGCGATCCAGTCTTTCCCATCACGGGAAGCGACGAGCAACTCATCGAGCTCGGCGGAGTAACCCAAACGGATAATGCCGCCTTCTTTCACCGCGATCGAGGGTTCATCGACAATCGCTCGCGAGACTAACTCATCCACCCCGGGCAGCTCGGTAATCCCCTCCAAATACGGAGTCAAAGACTGGTCTCCAAAGTCAACAAGTTGCTTCTTGATCGCAGGGAATTCACGGACAGAGTCCCGCAACGCGTTCAAATCACGGGCATTTCCATACCCTTGGTTTAACCGGGAGACAATGCGCTCCACGTCGCGGACACCCTTGAGCAAATTGCGCAGGCCCGCCAAGGCGATTGGATTCTTGAGGAAGGTCGCCACGGTGGATTGACGGGCAAGAATGTCCCCCTTTTTGACCAATGGCCGGACAATCCAATCCCTGAGGGTTCTCGCCCCCATCGGGGTAATCGTCCGGTCCAAGGCATTTAGCAACGAGGTATTTTTTGCCGCATGGGCATTCAAGGGCTCGGTTAGCTCGAGATTCCTCTGCGTAATATTATCCAGGACAAGGTACTCATGCGACTGGTAGCAGCGCAAGGAGTGAATATGGTGGGTCTGGCGACGCAAAGTGGACTGTAAATAATGGAGAATCGCCCCGGCCGCACTGATCCCGTATTTCAATCCGGAGATACCAAATCCATCCAAGGACTGTGTTTTAAAATGGTTCTTTAACGTTTCTGCGGCGAAATCGGACTCGAACGTCCATCCATCATGCACCGTCACGGCAAAGGAAAAATGGTTCTTTGAAAGGTTTCCTAACCATTCCGAAGGAATGATTAATTCCGATAATCCCACACGATAGAGTTCATCAAGCCATTCACTGTCGTTATCGAACTCCGTCAGCTTAAATTCCCCTGTAGTTAAATCAACAAGGGCGAACCCTGTTTTTCCATTCGCACCACAGAGGCTTCCTAAAAAGTTATTTTTACCCGACTCGAGCAGATTACTATCCACGACCGAGCCCGGACTGATGATCTGGGCCAGCTCGCGGTTAACCAGTTTTCCCGGGACGGCTT
Above is a window of Verrucomicrobiota bacterium DNA encoding:
- the mutS gene encoding DNA mismatch repair protein MutS; protein product: MSESNLTPMMQQYTRMKREVPADAILLFRLGDFYEMFFDDAKIGAQIMNIALTQRQGTPMCGIPYHAAQTYISKLIKAGKRVAIADQTEEAVPGKLVNRELAQIISPGSVVDSNLLESGKNNFLGSLCGANGKTGFALVDLTTGEFKLTEFDNDSEWLDELYRVGLSELIIPSEWLGNLSKNHFSFAVTVHDGWTFESDFAAETLKNHFKTQSLDGFGISGLKYGISAAGAILHYLQSTLRRQTHHIHSLRCYQSHEYLVLDNITQRNLELTEPLNAHAAKNTSLLNALDRTITPMGARTLRDWIVRPLVKKGDILARQSTVATFLKNPIALAGLRNLLKGVRDVERIVSRLNQGYGNARDLNALRDSVREFPAIKKQLVDFGDQSLTPYLEGITELPGVDELVSRAIVDEPSIAVKEGGIIRLGYSAELDELLVASRDGKDWIAQLQIREQERSGIKSLKVRFNSVFGYYIEITKSNLNQVPEDYIRKQTLVNAERFITPELKEMESKILGSEERRQKLEYDLFLEVREKIVTHTESLQSTSRTLAALDILASFAETAQLFDYCRPEISEEGRIVVEEGRHPVIEQINSEEKFIPNDSRLNDQDHRVLIITGPNMAGKSTYIRQVALLVLMAHMGSYIPAKSAQIALVDRIFTRVGASDDLSRGQSTFMVEMNETANILNNATSRSLVILDEIGRGTSTFDGLSIAWATAEYLHSESRTKTLFATHYHELTELALSLDGVKNFHVAVREWNEQIIFLRKINPGGTDKSYGIQVARLAGLPKIVVERAKQILARLEEDELDESGVPRLVAQRAKQKKKAKHAVSQMDMFSQHKPAVKAD